The following proteins are co-located in the Spea bombifrons isolate aSpeBom1 chromosome 3, aSpeBom1.2.pri, whole genome shotgun sequence genome:
- the NENF gene encoding neudesin — MSPRSAVVGALCVLCVLELRRASAELRVKPPPAQHKPVRLFTDEDLAGYTGEQEGHPIYLAVKGTVFDVSAGKEFYGKGASYNALAGRDATRAVAKMSLDPADLTHDTTGLTEEQLNSLDDIFENVYKKKYPIVGYTARRILNEDGSPNPHFKPEDQPHFSIKDEF, encoded by the exons ATGTCCCCGCGCAGCGCTGTGGTGGGAGCTCTCTGTGTGCTCTGCGTGCTGGAGCTCCGCCGGGCGTCTGCGGAGCTCAGAGTGAAGCCGCCCCCAGCCCAGCATAAGCCAGTCCGGCTCTTCACGGATGAGGACCTGGCAGGGTACACCGGGGAGCAG gAGGGACATCCCATATACCTGGCGGTAAAAGGAACCGTGTTCGACGTGTCTGCGGGAAAAG AGTTCTATGGAAAAGGAGCTTCGTATAATGCGCTGGCAGGAAGGGATGCCACGCGAGCTGTAGCAAAAATGTCCCTGGACCCCGCAGACCTCACTCATGATACG ACCGGCCTCACCGAAGAGCAGCTGAATTCCTTGGATGATATTTTTGAGAACGTTTATAAGAAGAAATACCCGATTGTTGGATACACAGCACGGCGCATATTGAACGAGGATGGCAGCCCCAATCCACATTTTAAACCTGAAGACCAACCACACTTTAGTATTAAAGATGAATTCTAA